The Hemicordylus capensis ecotype Gifberg chromosome 6, rHemCap1.1.pri, whole genome shotgun sequence genome window below encodes:
- the LOC128329865 gene encoding perforin-1-like, producing MLQVSPTSVAGIFLLFLLLTAVSPQCRSGTDDECEENGDFVPGHHLAGEGIDITTLEKKGAKVLDMSQWQKPDGTCTLCQNPLLEGKPLQRLPLAAADWEAKVSCRRKLRTSLQESGMSVVQAAGSEVKNDWKVGLDVQVKPQVNVQVALAGSHSKMADFSADKSSQDKYTFTSHEVSCSYYRFRTGHYRPLTQHFKNAVRVLPPKYHHKSQLEYHQLIGTYGTHFITQLHLGGRVKDVTAVRVCETVLDGVSADEVKDCLSMEAAVSIGSGKGKFDATYQKCEEQKQKEGFKGSFHQMYRERHTEVVGGNSQIDLLFSDDQGTEGFKEWVEGLKSMPGLVSYSLEPIHTLVAKEDPRREGLRQAVSEYVREKAMWRNCTQPCPPGTQRSARDPCSCVCPSDGTTNSMCCSRQRGMAKLTVTIQRAHGLWGDHTTSTDAYIKLFFQSKEMRAETVWNNNNPVWNAHFDLGNIQIMGETSKLRVQVWDEDNKYDDDLLGSCDYTLQSGNLQNQICYLDHGRLDFQYHLVCGSYLGGPYCQDYIPQQPRYAGAQLQRKGTAGAMKQKTP from the exons ATGCTCCAAGTGAGCCCTACCTCTGTTGCCGGcatatttcttttatttctccTTCTCACCGCTGTCTCTCCACAATGCCGGTCGGGCACAGATGACGAATGTGAGGAGAATGGGGACTTTGTGCCGGGTCACCACTTGGCTGGTGAGGGCATTGACATCACCACGCTGGAGAAGAAAGGGGCCAAGGTGCTGGATATGAGTCAGTGGCAAAAACCGGATGGGACCTGCACCTTGTGCCAGAATCCATTACTGGAAGGGAAGCCACTGCAGAGGCTTCCCTTGGCCGCCGCTGACTGGGAGGCCAAAGTTTCGTGCCGGCGGAAGTTGCGCACCTCATTACAGGAGTCAGGCATGTCTGTGGTTCAGGCAGCAGGATCCGAAGTCAAAAATGACTGGAAGGTGGGGCTGGATGTGCAGGTGAAGCCCCAGGTGAACGTCCAAGTGGCTTTGGCGGGGTCACACTCCAAAATGGCCGACTTCAGTGCTGACAAGAGTTCACAGGACAAGTATACTTTCACTAGCCATGAGGTCTCCTGTTCATACTACAG GTTCCGTACAGGCCATTATCGGCCGCTCACCCAACATTTCAAAAATGCTGTCAGGGTTCTGCCCCCAAAGTACCACCACAAATCACAGCTGGAATACCACCAGCTGATTGGAACCTATGGGACTCACTTTATCACACAGCTTCACCTGGGGGGACGTGTGAAGGATGTGACGGCCGTACGGGTGTGTGAAACAGTGTTGGATGGGGTGAGTGCTGATGAAGTCAAAGATTGCCTGAGCATGGAGGCTGCTGTCAGCATCGGTTCTGGCAAAGGGAAGTTTGATGCAACTTACCAGAAGTGTGaagaacagaaacaaaaagaaggATTCAAAGGGAGCTTCCACCAAATGTACAGGGAGCGGCACACAGAGGTTGTAGGTGGGAACAGCCAAATAGACCTGCTCTTTTCTGATGACCAGGGCACGGAAGGCTTCAAGGAGTGGGTGGAAGGACTCAAGTCCATGCCTGGCCTGGTCTCTTACTCCTTAGAGCCCATCCACACCTTGGTGGCCAAAGAGGAccccaggagagagggcttgcggCAGGCGGTGAGCGAGTATGTGAGAGAAAAAGCCATGTGGAGGAACTGCACCCAGCCTTGCCCACCAGGGACCCAACGCAGTGCCCGGGACCCCTGTTCCTGTGTGTGTCCGAGTGATGGCACCACCAACTCCATGTGTTGCTCACGACAGCGAGGCATGGCCAAGCTGACGGTGACGATTCAACGTGCCCATGGTTTGTGGGGGGACCACACTACTAGTACCGATGCGTACATCAAGCTGTTCTTCCAAAGCAAGGAGATGCGTGCAGAAACGGTGTGGAACAATAACAACCCAGTATGGAATGCCCACTTTGATTTGGGGAACATCCAGATCATGGGAGAGACCAGCAAGCTCAGAGTGCAAGTCTGGGATGAGGATAACAAATATGATGACGACCTTCTAGGGAGCTGTGACTACACCTTGCAATCTGGGAATCTACAAAATCAGATCTGTTATTTGGACCATGGGCGCCTGGATTTCCAGTATCACCTGGTGTGTGGTTCCTATCTGGGTGGCCCTTACTGCCAGGATTATATCCCTCAGCAGCCAAGATATGCCGGTGCCCAGTTGCAACGTAAGGGCACAGCAGGTGCTATGAAGCAAAAGACCCCCTGA